AAGAAGACTATGGCAtgtagataaaagaaaaatcttcccGGCATTATCTATTCTACTCAAAATAAAGAGATACCGCAGCTTTAGGTTAGCTACATTCCTTATACATGATATACATCAAATATAGCTAATCATAGTAATAGaaatattcacaaaattcaacAAGCCCCTACCAGAACAGCCAGGGGTTCTGATGCTGCCATAGCTTTGCCTCCATCTGTGTCATATATATCTCGAACGCCACGACTATCACAAATATAAACAATGACCCCTTTATCCAGCCTGGGATACAAAATGAAGTTAACACTAACGCCACATTTGgatgaataaattgcttcaATTTAAGTGTTGAAAAcggaaagaaaataagataatgaTGGGGAAAGTGAAGCCCCCCGGGATCCAGATAATGGAACTGTGGGCCAGCTTGTTAAATAATACTAGCAAGATATTATGGCAGATACCATGCTCTTTGTCATCAGGGCATACCCAATCAACCAAATAATCATAAGCAAAGAATGCAAGTATGGGGGTGATTTGGTAAATGAATTGGTGTGGAAAACAAGTTCATTACCATATATTGGTGGACAGGCAGGATACTTCCATAATTTAATATAGTTAAATGATGCATCATTATATAAGATGTGTCACAATTGTGGCATTTACTTTGGACGGCCATGTGCTAGCTACTGCCTTGCTTTGCTGAACACAAATCATACAGATTCCACTTTATCAGCTAGAATAGAGAAGAAGAGCTTACCAGAGTTTAGCAATTTCAACACCCTCAGGAAAAAGGCCACCGCTGCAGCAAGATAAAACCTTCAGAAGCCTGATAAGTCTATGGAGCAAAATCAACGACAGAGCAAGTAAGCTAATTACCTATTATCTCGAAGGTCCAATATGAAGGCATTGACATCATTGCTCCTTAGTGTCTCAATAGCTTCTTTTACAGCAGCTACAGCATAAAAAACTGTGAGATGAGATCCCCTGTGTGCGcttagagagaaagagagagagagagagagagagagagagagatagactTCATTGCATAAATTCATTGCATAagaaagttaaaataaaatCGTACTTTCTGTTTATTGTGTAAGACCTACGCAAAAACAGTTTGAACACAAGTTATACTTTCCACAGTAGTGCAACATAGAATACTTTCCTGAAGAAGGTTTTTAGACATGCATTGTTATAAAACTCTTGATACAAAACAATATTCTTATATCCATTTCTAAAAGTTCAATTACATCAATGTGACATTCAAAGAGGTCAACAGCAGATAATTTCAACGAGCCaagatttcaatttatttatttattgaataaatCATAACAATCAGTTATCAGGCCACTCTCTCAATAGCCTTCCCTCAACATCTCTGATAACTTGAATGTTAACCATTTGTTCTAAAAACTCAAGCTATTTAAGAATGACACAGACTATATTTTAAATCTTAACACCTCTTACTCAAAGACCGGTATTATGCCGAAGGACTTAAGGTGGGAGAACTTAATTCAAGTATGTGAAAGAATTCATGGGAGCCCAAGGCGCACAAATAAGGGAAACTCATAAATAGATGAGGCGGAGTACAATGAACTAAATAGGAGACATCTTGCACTGCATAATATTAGAGTTTCACACAACTATTcatctaaaagcttaagttgtgAGATAACACAATATAATTTAAATCTTAACACCTCTCCCTCCCAAAGTGTCCATGAATTGGCAATACACACAACCTCTCAGTTAAAGAAAACATGTATATAAACTCATGAGTAGAAAGATTTTGACAATTACGGCATAAACATTACGGAACAAACATGATAGCTTTTAGTGCACGTCTTTCTTTTTGGCAACAGGAGCTTTTCATGCATGCTTTGGCATTGTCGAGACAAAACTAAGGGTGCTTACCAGAAGCATTTTGGGTAAATGACGTTAGCTTGATATACCCAATTCGTGGAGAATCTTTTCCAGAGCCAGGTACCTCACAAAGCCTTGATTTAACTGGGTTTAGTGATACCTTCTCTCTCCTGGAAAGAGGCAGTTTATTATAAAGACCCACTGCTCTAGATTTACATAACCAATGAAATAGAGCCTACAGCCAGAATAAATGTAAACTGGAACTCATTTTCAGTGATTATTTAAAGCTCACATGGGGTACCTAAATGCTTTTACTTGCCTATGTCATTGTAAAAGTTCCAACTCTACCAGAGATGAACATTATATCAGTTCTCGTTAAGCAGCACTGAAATTGAACTTACGTGAGGGCTAGATGCTTTATTTCATTTCCACTTTGAAGAGTTAATTCCACTGTACTTCCTTCAGGACCCCTGCAATTTATGATGAAAGTTTATGGAGACCCTCGGGCAAGTTTAATAATTCTTACTATGGcacattattttgaatttaaactCAATATTATAGGCACTCAAAGAAGGAAGACGATAATCTGTGTTCAAGTCTCATGATATAATAGATTCAACCGTGGTATGAATATGCATGTAACTAGTTATTATAAGGATAGACATAGACTACATAGATGAACCCCCAGGCATCAGTCTGATAGCCTTGGGGGGTTATGTTTGGGGTGGAAGTGTGCTAGGATCAAATCCcagcaggaaaaaaaaggaactgaCCAATGGAAAAACTAAAACTACTCACTGCAATTTCTCTGCAGCATCATATATTCCCATAGTTTCTGTACTTGAATTATCAATCGCAAGTAGAACATCTCCGGATAAAATGCCAGCTCTCTTTGCAGGACCTCCTGGAGCTGCAGAAATTACTACCAGCCCAGCAGGTGAATTATCAATTCGAGCTGGATACCCAATTGAGAGTCCTACACCCGTTAGAGCACCTTGAGTTCCAGACTGCCTTcacaaaattcagaaaaatgacTAAATATTTTGCTAATCTCTACAGTGCAGAGAAAAAATGTGTTCCCTATTTGACAGAAGAAAGGATCTAGAATGTCAGTGAAGAGAAGGTATGTACTCTCAAACTCCTGAACTTTTCAGGTTCCAGGAAACGGGTAAAAGGATCATCCAGTGTGGCAATCATCTTCCTTATTGCAGTATCTGATATGCCAATGGAAAATGATGATCAGACTGGTTATAAACAAGAAACACCAATTTCATAATACTGTTATTTGATTACTTCATATTTTGCTATTTCAGTTTCCCCTGTTCCCACCAATTGGTATTCTGTTCTGTAATTATGCCACATGTTCACACCCTTAGTCAGAACATCATCCTTTCTCATCTAATCCTGGAGACAAATTTATGCCTCAAcagtaagagaaaaaaatgcaCTTTGGGCTGCAAAACACATCCAAACCCGCTCTCTCTATCTATGCATCTAAACTAGGTACAACTTCTCTACTCCTCTCTAAATCGTAGCACCACCAGCAAACGCACAAAGGAAGTGAAGGCCAATATACATACATGTCTCTTCCCTCGTATTCATCGGCTCGTTGCGCAGTGCATTCTCTCTATACCTAAACCAACTCTGTCCATTGAAATTCTTGTCAATGTAGGCGCGGTCGAGAGTCCTCCACGCCTCTAAGAAGAGCAAATTCTCTTCACTGAGAGCCCCTGCGCCACATCAGCATCaccggaaaaaagaaaaagaaacagaaaaagattCCTCATTTCAGCCGCCGACACTAAAAAATCCAAACAGCACGTAAGCGACGACAACGGACTCACACGAAGGAGTATTGCTAACGGCTAAAGAGAACGACACGACCAGCATCGCGCCGACGAGCAGCTTCAGGAACGCCCGGGAGACGCGCCGCTTGAGCCCGTCCAACGACAGGCGCCCGTCGAGCCTCCACACCTGCGTCCTCCAAAACTCGCGACCGCGACCGCGACCGCCGGCGCCCTTGCTTAAGAAGCTCGCGCACGCTATCCGAGCTCCAAGGCTCATCGCGGACCGAGGCTTCCGTTGGCCGGCGGGGACGCGGCGAGAGATGATGGCTCGATCAGAATCGCTTTCCACGGACCGGACGGCGACCGATTGCGGGACTGAGAACGGAGGGATCGGGGAGAGGGTTACCTGAGGAGGAGCGAGCTTGAGAGCAACAATGGCGGCGGTAGGGATAGCGCGGGGTCTGGCGGCGCCGGAGGGAACGAAGCGCGGGCGGAGAGTGGATAGAGAAGAAGTGGAGGTCGCGAGGATTTCCATGGCCTTCGGATGTCCAGTTGGCTGCTCTTTTTCGGTCGTTGGTTTTTACGTTGCTCCTTATCAGTTTGCTTCCCGGTTCGGTGGAGTCTGGATCCATGGAGGCTCGGTCGGATCGAGTCGGGTCGGGACAACAACGGTGTCTATGGTtgctattttccttttcccgaAAATATGAGAGAATTAGCTTCTACGATTTAGAGtcaatatcaccaaaaaaaaaaaaaaaaaaaatctaaattgatatatatgtgataaatttatcttaaattaatttttttaccataaaaaaatttaaattagcacacttgacaaatttattcattgttagtttatattaaattagattaatactataaaaatcacaaatcggAACATTAGTGATAAATAGAGgggaaaaccccaaattgatatgtCCTTCAATTATCACACATCATTCAATTTAgcaatttgacggtaaaattttGATAGAAGAAAGTGTGTATATATAAATCAAGATTTGGTGCAAATGCTGAAGAGATTTTGTCTATTTTACAATTAACCTAAAACGTGAGAGACCTAAACCAGCGTTGATTGACCGAAATAAATGGGATGGCAAATTGAAGCCAAATCACTTCTCTGTTGGTTAGTGCCCTCCAACAATTATGGCATAATGAAGTCACTTTTGATGCCACAATCTgcatcattcatgtgtcatagtGTCGAGGTTTTCTGAGATCAAAGTATCATATTACATCCAAGAAGACTGAACAAGTCACTTAGGGTTTTTGAAACATTCCCAAGATGAGCAATACAATAGATGTACTAAGCTCTAGAGCATTTTTGGCATAAATATTGATGGTTGGTAGATGGAGAGAGATGCGATCTCCATCTTTAGATTGATAAGCCATCAAAGATTATAATCCAAGGgactcttgtataaatagggatgtCCTTCCTCCCATTTATATCCATCCAAACTCCTGAGCAATACAAAACATTCTCTCCTAGAACCCTCTCTTTAGAAAGTTTCTTTCTCTACGATTTAGCTAAGCAAGTAAGTGATCAATCTTGGAAAAGACCTAGCTTAGGCACTTCCATCGATCCAAGGAAGTCTAAGTTGCAACATGGTTCAAAACCCAATTAATTAGCCTATGACAAATGCCCAATGGATGATTTGGAGGTCACCCAACTCTTTCATCATCAAACCAATGTCGCATTAAATTATGGCGCACACAGGATCCATTTTCTTGTGAACTATGGCCAATACCAGGGCGAGAAGCCATTGATGATTCTTCCTTCCGCAACTCATTGCACCAACCCATGTTGCTATACCAtgaggttgaagaagacaaaatgaaaCCCTCACGTATTACAATACTAAAATGTAATGAATCCGAAGAAGACCTAAAGCTTTAATTATCAAAACTCTAGTAGCCATTAACCAAATGAAAGGTTGGTTGGAATTTGTTAACTTGGACACTAGTCATCCTACTTGACACGGCCAATGTAATGCCTCCAGGTCTTCTGACTAGTCAAGAGCATTTTCATCTAGAGTTTTCTTTTGCCATGTACATCTTCTTGTTAGCCAATAAGACAAATTATCCCGAAAGTCTacaaattaaatgatttttaatcCTATATTTGCATGATTAAtgaaaatgcaatctaaatcCTAGGTGCGAGATGACATAAGTTTATTTCTAAGATAATACGTGCATGTAATTAGTAGTGATTTCAAATCGAGAGGTTAAGTGTATTCTGACAGCCGGCAGAGTTTAGTTTTTGGGTGATAGAGAAAAAGTTGACAGATAAGTTTACTTTACTTCCACTCTAGAAAATCGTACATGAGATTTTTTACTCATATGACTTCTCGTTCAATTCTTTTGAAGTCACTAGGTCCTTTTCATATACTTCTTCTCAAAGAGTAACTAGAACCAATTTAGTTATGTtttcaaattctaattgaacatttttcattttgatgttCACAAACTATTGGTTGAACACACcttaccaaaacaaaaaaaactactagttgaacacatgattattttattttggtaaaCTAATTATCTTTATAGCATGAAACTGAAAAATGTCCAACACAAACCTAGAATTAACAACTAGGCTGAAGTATTGTAAATGAAACACAAATAAATACTAGTAGAAGAATGATTCAACATAACATTACAAACCTTCAATTTGCCATCCTGCATAAAAGGTTTTAACGGATGATCCAAACTCAAGGACATCTTCACCTTGACAGCAAACACTATTTAACACCCCATCAACTAGAGCAGCAACATTATCATGAAGAGTtgtatccctctctctcttcaagtAATGTAGTTAACACCATTTAGGGCCAATTTCAACAACTTCTTAGCAAAATTTGAccggaaaaaaaattcttagcaTAGGACTTGCCTTTTAAATACATCACTTCCTAGTCCAACTCTGAATTCCAATGTCCACTAGCAAGATGAACACCGGCAAGGAATAGAACGATTCCAGACTATCTTCAAAAAGGAGCAATCAAAGAACAAATGTGATCTTAATTCAAGAGCCAAAGCTATAAAGTCATATCTTAACACATTTGGATACCAAATTATGCCAAATAGCCTACTTTCTCATTCTAACTAGATTCCAGCAATCACTAGAAGGGAAATCACCATTACAAGTCCTATAAGAACCACAAAGTCCCCAGCTTCAGAGCAAGGAACAGTAGCACCACATCAGCAGCCCGAAATATCAACAAGTGCATCAAATCGACCTGGTGGTCGATGCCACTCATTTCCCCTTGCAACTAAACACACTCTTGTATTTATGCCCAAACCAGAGTCATACTTGTCCCTATGAGGGAAGACTAAAGAAAACACACCAAAGGCTTCCAATTATCATGCCGCTGTTGTTACCAatcaaatacttttttttttactacacATGGCTGCCGAGGTATGCGTACTAAACCTACACGCTCGTTAGCCCATCGGCTCAACAAGATTGCATCAAGATTCTGGATTTGCCTCCCTATGACCTGCCTTGCCAACTTCTGTAGCCCAACGCTCCTTATCTCCTCTCGACCCTGCTCCCTTGCGGCTAGGAGTCCACATCTTGGTAACGTCGAGGCGGTAGTCACAGAAAACCTTATTCACGTCTTCGTGGATGCCAACTCCGACGAAGAAGAGGCAAGAGTCGCAGAGGAAGTCGGCCAGGAACTTGGCTGTCGTCGGCTAGTCAGTgtgcaagaggaagaagaaagagagaatagaagaaaagaaaaaaaaaaaaaaaacataagaaaaaaaatgtcaaaatgctGATGTCGTTATGACTAGTTAGTGATTTAGGCTCTTATAGGAGATTGTGTTGGCtactttaggtctttatttagAAAAAGTTAACTctgaaccttttttttctttaaattgaagccatttcaaattcttatttagAATTATTCTCCTTTTTAATGGACAAAAAAGTTCATTAAAAGGAGATGTGAATTAATGCAGAAGAGATTTTCCTAGAACTGGGCAGTATATGTACAACTTACAATGTTGGTTCTACATCATTGCAAAATCATCTACTTGATACATCATTaaagttttcctcttttttttggataattgcCAAAACCACTTCAAACTTGGGCGACGTTGTACAGTAGCTCCCGAATTTTGAAAGATTACAGATTTTACCCTcataatatttgattttattgcgGTCACTAATTTTTCTGTCTATAATTGTATAGCCATTGGGTGTTATTTAAAAATGgacttatcttcttctttttgtagaCCAAAATAAGTCTATTACATGATTAACAAAAATCGAAACATAGGAGGGCTGATTTGTAACTTTCCAAGTTTAAGGTCAATTGCGCAACGATGTTAAAGTTCaggagggtaaatttatcatttttcaaagtttagGGGTTATTATGTAATGATGTCAATGTTTAGGAGGATGTTGAGCGATTAACTTTTTTTTGGGCCTGCGCTGCTTATGACTCATATTAAAGCAACATGCTATGGGCTCGCATTTGAAGGGCTTTGTTTCGATTTGACCTCATTCATAAACCCACAAGCAGTAATTTCCATCTTGAAAGTGGAGGTGGATTCGTACGGTAGCAATAGCATACATACAATGATAATCGCAACACCTTAAAGAAAATCGGAATGAAAATCCTACGTGTTAAATGTATTCCTTCTCTTGGCGAAGTAAAAGTGCATCATGCCTTAAGATGACTCCAGTCAATTTTCCACCGTCGTTCTAGAATTACTTGAGGACATTCCGTCCTGATCATCACCTAATCCGTTAACTTGTTCGTCGAAGAGCCGAGTCCTAATACCTGTCCACCCTCTTTTACAACCGGGTCAATGCCGCAGATGCCGATAACTCCTCACAAAACTAGTATCAGACTGATACATGAACGGTAGAGGGAGGGATTGATTCAGGACGTGGTCTATCTAGAAGTGTAGACCCATTTCACCAAATCTAGTTTGTATTAATTTGTAGACTGAATGAATGGGGACTTAGTTTAGCACTGAAGGATAGATAATCGGAGGAAATcgaaagatttaggacttttgatTTGCGGAATTTTACCACAAGATCATTGTCCTTCTTTACCATATTTTGCAAACATGTCATCCCTTGGGCAAGGCTGAATCAGTCGAAGGCAAGGCTGCTGGTCTGGACTATTTTCATCGCCGTTGAGCCGCCGTCAACTGGTCCTTCACAGGGCCCGAGATGACAATGGGCCTCAACTTATGTCAAGATTTTTGGCAAATGCAACCAATGTGATCAAGTTGCCAAAGTTGTCCGTCTGGcttttgttgtatcctggaatCGGATAGTCCATAGGTTTGCTTGTTTACTATTGCATCATCCCCTTGTGTAATTGCTATTACAATATGCCTGCAATAGTTATTTTCAATTTAAGCTCCTTGGTTTGAGTCGAAGAAGCAATGTCACTTGATCATTATCAAATTGCATATaatctttcttttatttgcaaAATCTCATAAATTATGATCAGTTCATTCCATATTTCCTTTTTAGAGgacaaattttcacatttagATGATGTTTTGGATGTACTAATACCCTATCACATCCACCTAGAAATCTTGGTTCAGACCCTTTGCTACTTGGTGAAGGCAAgcctatttatttattatctatgTTATACCAAATGTTCTATGGACTTTTCATTGTGGATGGAATCGCCCTAGAAGGGTTGAACATCAATCTATTGTCTGTTAAGGCTTGTTAGTTAGACTTCCGAAATTCTAAATGCCGGTGGAAACTCTTTACTTGCTTGCATTCATAACACAAGACTTTGCTACTCAAGCTACGTTATATACTCATCACCAATACATCGCAAGATTCATCATGATAGGGCTTTTGCTCATGGGGTTCACTAGAGATTACAATTTGGAATAGAACAAGGATAATGTATTGGCAAGAATGTTAGACCATAAAGAAACTATCATATCCCATTTAAGTTGGGCCACCACACATTGGGCGTTATGTTGAAAATGATGTTGTGCTTGCTTATAAACAAATCTCAATCGAACCTATATGTGCCCAATGGATACAATCTGCTTACGGTTAAACCATTTTTGTTCAGTTAGATAACCAAATTAGATGATTGATTCATTCTATATTAGAAATAATCGTAGGAAATCTTTTGATAACACGGATTTCTATTTCTCAATGATATTCCGCAATCAAGACAATTGGCTGAATCTGTGAAACCACTTCATAGAAATTCATTGACATCTTCTTTTATAAAACATCTTCTTTTTATAAAGCAAATTGACTTCGATTTTTAAATAAGTCACATCACTTTTGCTTTTATTGTAACAAAAGATTCCCCTTTTTATGTGAAAATGACTTGTATCAATAATTATGTTTTACATTTCCCATAAAATTGGCTTCTTTTCCTGAATTTTACTCTTAGAAACTCTTATGTTCAAAGCAAAATGTTGTCTAATTAGCTCACGAATTACACATCTCTGAGTTGGGATTTGAAAAGATAGGATTTGATTAGACCAAGcttggatttgaattttgaaattggaTTTTAACTACTAGTTGAAATCATTGAATCTATAACGATCACATctttgccaaaaaaatattCACGAAAAGAAGGTACAGTCATCTAAATTATCATACAACTCAttgtatttttataatatacTTATTATCCTAATCACTAATCATATTATAGTTGATGCTCAAATTGTTATTTAATTATTGTTTCAATTATAGTACTAATTATGTAATGAATAGTATTATGAACATATATATGACattaaaatcatgaattttAATTAACTATCATAATAATAACTATTACATTCTCTCTAATTCTGATGTGAAGGTTACTTTGAGAATTCCGATACTACTCTAGCCTTATTACATGTGTcatttataaaatcaaatagtttttttttttttttttttttttgtcaatcctactctactattcctattctaactctcactctcagattTTTGCATTCTTCCTTACtacagggcgtgggagtcgaactTACACCTAAAACTAATTCGTCCTCATCCCAACTCTATGAGAAAGTGGAGATTCGAAACCCGCCCcccccccttccatgttggaagggggAAAAGGAACTACATTTATACTACATTGCAACATAATAACTATAACGGACCCCACTTAATTTCCATCCACTGTCAATGATATATTCGTatttaagaaagagaaattaattagaaaaaacaaGATTGAagctgaaaagaaaattgagattttgttTGTTCAGTATAAAATGAGTGATTTGGAAGACTTTTTCCTAAATATGATCGCATGTCTcacatataaaaatgaataaatgaaaaatattttcatcgtttatgaaaagataataaaaacatattttgttaaCTAATTATTCCGACCAATATAggtaattatttctttaaaaatatatatattttttaaattatttatttttcgcgaaataagTAAAGTTGATTAAACCTAATCAATTAAAATTCGAAGTCAACTATACAATGTGTGTGCGCCAATATTGACCTAGACCGTGATTattaatttccaattaaatGAACGCAGATGGGGCCGTACACATTGAAGTGGAAGCCACAATCGATAGACGTCATCTTCTTTGTTCTCTCCGGTCAACAAAGCAAAACACCAAAAAGTCAAATGAAGATTAATATGACAGAGACGCCCACCTAATTTCCACCCCATGGTTCCAAAGAGAATGATTGCTCTTGCTGGCTTTATGAATTCAAAGTTTCATTCATAagatataaataattttcaaaatatgttcTAGAAATGACCT
This region of Eucalyptus grandis isolate ANBG69807.140 chromosome 8, ASM1654582v1, whole genome shotgun sequence genomic DNA includes:
- the LOC104417159 gene encoding carboxyl-terminal-processing peptidase 2, chloroplastic; this translates as MEILATSTSSLSTLRPRFVPSGAARPRAIPTAAIVALKLAPPQPRSAMSLGARIACASFLSKGAGGRGRGREFWRTQVWRLDGRLSLDGLKRRVSRAFLKLLVGAMLVVSFSLAVSNTPSWALSEENLLFLEAWRTLDRAYIDKNFNGQSWFRYRENALRNEPMNTREETYTAIRKMIATLDDPFTRFLEPEKFRSLRSGTQGALTGVGLSIGYPARIDNSPAGLVVISAAPGGPAKRAGILSGDVLLAIDNSSTETMGIYDAAEKLQGPEGSTVELTLQSGNEIKHLALTREKVSLNPVKSRLCEVPGSGKDSPRIGYIKLTSFTQNASAAVKEAIETLRSNDVNAFILDLRDNSGGLFPEGVEIAKLWLDKGVIVYICDSRGVRDIYDTDGGKAMAASEPLAVLVNKGTASASEILAGALKDNKRAVLFGEPTFGKGKIQSVFQLSDGSGLAVTVARYETPAHNDIDKVGVIPDHPLPKPFPKDEEAFCGCLQDPASSCYVNRNLLFTR